The stretch of DNA CAACTCGGCTTCCGCATCCGCGCTCGTGCGGCCCACCTCACGCCGGAGCGCGTCGGCCGGACCGAGGCCGTCCAGGAGAACCGCCGCCGCGAGGCGGCGCGCCACCGCCGCGGGCTCCGACGTGAGTGCGGTCAACGCCTCGCGGAGCTCTCGCCCAAGCATTCCGGCGACCATGTCGGCCAGCGACTTGCCGGTGGGGGCATCACCCAGCACCTTGGTCCCCAGCGGCATCTGCGCTCGCTCTAGATCGTGCATGTGCGCCTCTACCGCGCGGACGAGGTCGTCGATAGGAGCCTGCGCCGCGTCCAGTTGCAAGGCGCGATCGACACCGGTCTCGGTCACCTGTTTCCTGATGAGCGACTCGGTGTCGGCCCGTTGTGTCGCGGCGCTCGGCTGCGCGGAATAGCGCGCGAGCAGCGCCCGCAGCGTGCCGAGGCGCTCTGGATGAATGTGTGGCAGCGCGCCGAGCAGCTGCGCGACATGATCGTCTGCGGCTGGCCCTTCGGCCTTGCCCGGCTGGAGCACGATGTTCGAGAAGAGACTGACCCACGCATCAACCCGCCATTCACGCTGCAACCACAGGAAGAACGCGACATACTGATGATGAGGCGGCAGCGCACCCGTGGACATCAACGCCTTCTCGTCTTGCAGGTAGCCCCAGTCGGGGTGCGGCGCAACCAACACGTTGCCGAGCTCCAACCGGGGAATGACGATGAAACGTTGGCCGGCGGCATCCGTGTGCACCATGACGTTGCCGGGCGGCGGGCCCCACATCTCGACGATCTCGCGGCGGCGCGATTCCGGCAGCGCGTCAAACCAGCCGCGATAGACCTCTGCGGGAGCCAGCGCCACCTCGCGCCTGGCGACACGCGACGCCAGCTCACCTGGCGCCCAGCTGCCCACGTTCGAGGCTTCCAGCGCCATGCGGCGCGCAAGCGTGTCTCGATCAGGCAACGGCTCGCTACCGACGTCGTACCCGCGTTTCCTCATCTCCGCCAGCAGGCGCACCAGGCTCGCCTGCACGTCGAGGAAGTCATCGGGGTCGCCGCCGACGTTGGCTTTTCCTGCACCTTCGCTCCAATAGGTGAAGACCACGCGCTTCTGCCGATTGGGCGCGCGGTGGAGCCGTGCCCAGGCCAACGCGCGATCCACGCGCCATTCCACCTGTGCGGGAAATGGCTCGATGAATGTTCGACCTTCTCGTCGAGCGCCCTTGCCGGAAATGACCATCGGCTCGATCAGGCCATCGCGCTCCGCATTCACCACAAAGGGCGTCAGCTCTGGGTGGAGCGCATTGGTGAGCTCGGCGAACTTGGCGGCGTCGGCGCCATGATGACTCATCGCGCCGAGAATCGGCACGCCGAGGCGCCGCGCCTCGGCCAGGCCCGCCTCTCGATCCCGTTGATCGAGCCGTTCACCCCGGAAGAGGAGAACGTCAATCGCCGGCTGGCCGTCATCGAGAAAGGCGGTGCCCACCTTCGGGCTGCCGCGACTCGTCAGCACGATCACATTCTGGCCGCGCCGCTCGACCGCACGAACCAAGGCGTCGATGTGTGCGTGGTTCTTCTGCTGATACGGAACGATGTGGAAGTACACTCCGACCGTCAGCTTCGCAGGATCGTAGGCATGACTGCCCGATGTGCCTGGTCGCGAGCGGTACCACGCCAGATAGTCGTCGAGCGAATCGAAGAGGCCCGTCGCATCGGGATGATAGAACCCCTGCGCCGGCGTGTTACCGGATGCTCCAGTGAGCCCTCCGATCAGCAACACGAACAACAAGAAACGTATCAACATGGTTTGAAGATCGAACCGGCGTTCACCGAGGCGCAGACGAGGTCTCGTTCTCCGGGACATAGACCACCTCGCCATTGGCCAGACGATATGCGGTTCCCAGGCGAACGCCTCGTCCGCTGAGCGATCGGTCCGTCACCCTCTGCGCCGTGACCCGTGCGCCTTGCTTTGTGATGATCTCCATGTCGCCGTTCTCGGTCTGCTTGACCAGCGTGACCTTCGAGGTAGGGTCGAGCAACGACCCGGCGGAGAAGAGAGCAAAGAGCGCGATGAGCAACGCCACGATGAACGCGACGCTCACGTCGAAGAGGTTCGCAATACCGGCGAGGGGATCTTCATCGTGGCTCAGAGCGTTGTCGTGACCAGCAAGTCGGTGGCGGCGGACGAATCGCATGGGGTGAGCTCCTTGGCGGCGCGCGGAGACGGCACGCGCGAGAGATGCTCTGCGTGGAAGGTGAGAGCGTCGATGTCGGCACGGACCCAGTTCTCGCGGCCGGCCGAGATGAGGTAGGAGACGACGCTGACGCTCAGGCCGATGACGGTCGCGGCAAACGCGGTCACCATGTTGCTGGCGAGCGCCGGGAGATTGCCCTCCGCCAGGCCTTGCAGTGCGTTCGCCATTGGAATCAGTGTGCCCATCAGGCCGAGCGATGGCCCGACGCGCACGGCCAGGCGCACGCGATTCACGGTGAGCCAGCGACGACGCTCGACCGCGTGGAGCACCGCTTCCAAGCGAAGGTCGACCGGCTCGATGCCGCCGGCGGCGGCGTTGTCGAGCGCGGTCCGATCGCGATCGAGCGCGCCCCGCCTGCCACGCGTCCGGTCCCAGGACTCCCGGGCGAACGTGCCCAGCGCGACCAGCGTGGCAGCGGTGACGGCGAGTAGGCCGATGAAGACGGGCCACATCAGCACGCTGGCGACGTGGTGCAAAATCTCTCGAACGTGATCGACAGCCGACATAGAAATCGATTCCGCGCTAATACCCGATCCGCAACCCGGCCTGCAGCAGGCGGCCAGGATTGCGGTAATACAGGAAATACCGCTGGTCGAAGAGGTTCTCACATGTGAGGCGCAGCGACACGTGCCGGCTGACCTCGAAGCTCGCCGCGACGTCAGCTTCGAAGAATGCCTCGTAGCTGCCGGGCACGCCAGACACGACGTCGGTGTTCGTGTCGGTGGCGAAGACGTCGGATTGGTATCTCGCCGTGGCCGAGACGCTCCATGCAGAGACGAGGGCAGTGAGGTTCGCGCTCGCAGTATGCTGGGGGACATACGGCAGCCGCTTACCCACGCTCGCGGGCGCGAGATCGTTTCGAGTGATGATCGAGTCGGTGAACGTGTACGTGGGCCGCGCCGTTAGCCAGCTCGCTGGCCGGAGCGTCGCGCCCAGCTCTACGCCGCGTGCGCGACCGCGGCCGGCGTTCAGCAGGCGCCGCGTCTGGCCAGAGGGATCGAAGTCCAGGTCGGTCGAGCGATAGATCAAGTCGCGCACGCGATTCTCGTAGTACGACGCGTCGAGCGACATCCGGCGCACGAGCGTCTGCCGAATCCCTACGTCCCAGCTCGTCAGATGCTCCGGATCGACGTCTGGGTTGCCGAGCAGCACCAGCCCGGAGGTTTCTCGCACGTCGCGGTACAGCTCATAGACCGACGGTTGCCGGAACGCGGTCCCGGCACTGCCACGCAGGATGGTGCCGTCCTGCACGCGATAGACGGCCGAGACCTTGGCGGTGACGGCGGACGAGGTGCGATCGGGAAATGCGGTGGCGACGGTGCCGGCCTCGTTCTCGCCGTTGTAGGTGCGCCAGTAGTCGTAACGGGCGCCGAGCGTGAGCTGGACCGCATCGGAGATTCGGACGAGATCCTGAGCGTAGAGCGCCTGAGTGAAGGCCCTGCCGGTCGTGAAGCTCCCGCGCTCCTCGAGTAACTCGTCGTTGAGATAGTTCGACGTCGCGAACCCCGCCACTGTCGCGCTGTCGTAGCGTGTGTCCGTGCCCAACGTGAGCGCCTGCCGCGCCTTCCCACTCGATGACCACTGAAAGTTCGCGTACGCGCCGCGATTCTGCTGTCGTGTCTGTGTGCCGGGTCCGCTTGCGCTCGTCGCGGCCGCCCCTGGAAGCGCGTACCAATCGAGCGGGGTATCGAAGACCCCGGCCTGCATCCGCAACAGCCCGCGCGAGGAGGTGCTGTGGAGAAGCTGCCCCTGAAACAGGTTGGCCGTCCGGCCGCCACGCGCGCCCAGGAAGTTGCTCGGCGACAGCGTGAGCTGCTTCCACGCGCCGTCATCCTCGAAGACGACGTTTCCCGTGTCCAGCACGTGGCCGTCTGCTGTCTGCACCCAACTGTCGTAGGGCCCCCACGCGTAACGATTCGATTGGCGGACGTACTGGAACGAGCTGATGTTCGCGCGCCGACCGTGTACTCGGCACGGCCCCGAACGGTGTACTGGTCGTACTCGTTGTCACCGCGCTCGCCGACGCCGTAGGTCACGCCGCCGGTGGACGTCGCGTACTGCACCATCCCGCTGGCCGATACGCCGTCGGTGGGGGTGCTGTCGGTGGCGCTCCTCAACACCGTCTGGGCGCGGTAGCCATCTGTATGAAGCGCGCTGTAGGCGATCGTCACGCCCAGACGCTGGAAGAATCGGTCGCTGAATCGTCCCGAGGCCTGGCCGGAGCCCTGTGATCCATACTGCGCGGACGCTTCGATGGAGCGCCGATCCACGGGCCGCGTCAAGATGTTGACCAATCCGCCCATTGCATTCCCGCCGTACAGTGCAGAGAACGCGCCCCGGACCACCTCGACCCGCTCCACCTCGTCAACCGGGATCGTGGACCAGTCGACCGCGCCCGTATACGAGTTGTTCATGGGTTGACCGTCGAAGAGGATCAGCACCCGCGACTGTCCGGTGCCGCGACCACTGAAGCCGCGCATGCCGATGCCGACCTCGCGGTCTTGAATGCCTTGCGTCCGATATGCCGCCACACCCTCGAGTCCGGACAACGCTTGATCGAGCGCGCGGACGCCGCGACGTTCGAGGTCCTGACGCGCGACCACGCTCGAGGAGGCGGGCGAGCGCTCGCTGTCAATCGCGCTCCTGGCGGCGGTCACCTCGACGTTGTCTTGCAGGCGCAGAGGGTTTTCGGGCGGCGGCGCAGTCTCCGGGCTTTCTTGTGGTTCCTCTGGAACCTGAGCGAGAAGACTGCCAGGAGTCGCAGCAACCACGACCAAAAGGATGATCTGGAGGAGATTCCAACGCATGCGTCGATGACCGTCGCCAATCAGAAGGAGCAGGGTAGCTACTCGCGAGTCGAGCGACGGCTCTCTTTTCAATGAATGGTCGGGAGCGGGCAACGAGCAGGCGTTATTGTCCTGGCCGGTCTCATCCTGCTCCAGCGCCAGACCCATAAATCGACCGTTGCCTGAAGGTCCGCCGGTTCAAGTGTTCACACGGAAGGGATCTCAGCTTATAAATAAGCACGTCATGCGGGGAATTCTCATCGCTGCGGCCATGTCTGCGTGCTTGCTCGCCTGTCAACGGCTCGATTGAGACGATTGACGCCCTGGTCGACCGAGCGGAGTCGCGTTGACGGCAGGCTCCTCCCCCCACTCCCAGCGGATCTTCTTCAGTCATTCTTCAGGCAGCAGATGGTAAACTACAATTCTGGTAATTCGTGCGGGCCTGCCCAATGGTGGGGACCCTTGGGCAAGGCAGGCTCTACTCCGCCGATACCACGTCTCACTTCATGCCGATCGCCAACCGCTGGTCGAGGGTGCTTTTGTGCCTCGCGACCTTGGTCCTTGTGTCTGGTGTGCCCGCCCGCGCTCGTGCCGCTGGCTCGCCTGCGACGCACTCTGCCCGCACCGGGAGTGTCCTGGTACAGGTGCGGGACGTCCTGGACGGTGTGCTGCCGGGCGCCATCGTCACGGTAATCGGCCCCCGTGCCACGACTGGGATCTCGACCGTCACGAACGATGAAGGCAAGGCGCTCATCGCGGATCTGACGCCTGGGCGCTATCGTCTGCGTATCGAGCTGCCAGACTTCGAGCCGATCGAGGTGAAAGGCGTGGCCGTTCGCCTTGGGCGTCGACCGCGCGTGTCGGTCACGCTTCCGCTCAGCGGCGTTGTCGAAGAAATCGTGGTAGAGCAAGATGAGGGCCCGCCGCGGCTGACTGACAGGTTCTCGCAGACGATCTCGGAGGAGGAGATCGCGCAGCTTCCAGACGACCCGGACGAGATGGAAGCGCTCTTGCGCGAGCTGGCGGGCTTCGACGCCGAGCTGCGCGTCAACGGCTTCCGACGTAATGAGCTGCCGCCGAAGTCGCAGATTCACGTCATCCGCCTTCGATCCGACCCGTTTGGGCCGGACGTGCACCGCGCCGGCCGACCGCGGATCGAGGTCAGCACGACGCCGGGGGCCAGCACCTGGGAACATGATGTGGACGTGGGGTTCCGCGACCAGTCGCTCGATGCCCGTGATCCCTTCGCACGAGAGCGCGGCGTGGGCCAGACACGACGGCTGCTGTGGAGCGCGAACGGTCCGCTGGTGGAGAACCAAACGTCCATGGCGCTCAGTGCCGGGCGAACGAGTGCGTTCGACGCGCAGGACATCGTCGCGATCTCGCCAAGCGGCAAGCCGAGCGACAAGATCACGCAGGACATGCGGCGGACAGACGTCGAGATGCGTGTCGAGCACGCGCTGACGGCGTCGCACACGCTGCGTGCGGAGTATCAATGGCGCAACGCGCGGCAGAGCAACCTGGGCGTCGGCCAGCTCAACCTGCCGGAGCGCGCGTACACGAGCGAGATCCTCCAAAACGCGCTGCGGTTGTCCGACACAGGAACATTCGGCGAGCAACTGTTCAACCAATTCCGATTGGCGTACTCGTGGAACCACGTGAACCTCCGGTCGCTGAGCGACGAGGTCACCATCAATGTGAGCAACACGTTCGTCTCGGGTGGCGCGCAGCGGGGAGGCGGATCGCACCAGGGCCTGCTGGAGATTGCCGACGACCTGGAGATCGCGCTGAACCGTCGACACAGCCTGCGTTTGGGGTTCGAAGGGGCGATGGGTGGATCTCGGATCGATCAGCGGGAGAACACCTTCGGGACGTTCACGTTCGCGAACCTGGCGATGTACGAGGCGGGCCAACCGCGCCAGTTCAGACAGCGTATCGGAGACCCGCCGATCGAGTACTCGCGGTACGAGCTCGGTTGGTACATCTACGATGAGATGACGTTCCCCAAGAACCTGAGGCTCGGTGTGGGGCTGCGCCATGAGCTCCAATCGCAGGTGGACGACTGGACGAACTTCGGTCCGCGAGCGAGCGTGGCTTGGACACCGGGCGGGAAGCAGGGTAAGACCACGCTCCACAGTGGGTTCGGTGTCTCTTACGATTGGTACGGGGCGAACATCTACGAGCAGACGCTCCGAGTCGATGGCACGCGCCAACGCGATCTCATCGTGTCGGATCCCGCCTGGCCGGATCCCTTTGCCAGCGGCGCCGAGCCCGCGGTCTCCGTGACCGGTCGGATTCAGGCGGCCGAAGCCCTGGTGATGCCGGCCACACGGCGGATCTCGGTCGGCGTCGAGCATGCGCTCACGACGGCCCTGCAGGTGCAGGTCAACGCGTTCGGCGAGGCCACCTCCAGTCGATTCCGTAGCCTGAACGTCAACCTGCCGGTCGATGGCCAGCGACCCTATCCCGAGCTTGGACAGATTACCGAGGTGCAGTCGATTGGGCGGGAAACCGATCGCGGCGTCGAGCTCAGCCTTCGGCTACACCCGCGGGAACGCCGGATGTCTGGGCTCGTCCGGTATCGATACGCCCAGACGATGAACGATGCCGACGGGCCTCTCAGCCTGCCGGCCGACCACGACGACCCCGCAGCCGACTGGGGGCCGGCGGCCGACGACGTCCGGCACCGGATCTTCGGTGACGTGACGTTGCGGCTCCCGTATCGGCTCGGCGCTGCGGTCACGGAAACGGTCAATTCCTCGGCGCCCTACACGATCACGACGGGCTTCGACGAGAACCGCGACACCGTGGTGAACGACCGGCCATCAGGCGTGGGCCGAAACAGCGAGCGGGGATCGTGGCAACGGAACACTGACCTTCGACTGCACTGGCGCAGCGATGACATCCCTGCGTCGCGACGCGGCGGCACCGGCACGCATGGGGCGCGCCGCGGCGTCGAGCTGTATATCGACGTCCAGAATCTCTTCAACACGACCAACTTCACTGGCTACAGCGGCGTGATGACATCGCCGTCCTTCGGTCACCCCACAGCTGCTGCGAGCGGCCGTCGCCTGGAGCTCGGCACGCGCGTATTCTTCTGATGCTGATGCCCTATCCGGCTATGCGATTCTGCAGCTCCTGCGCACGTGCCTGCAGCCGCGTCGCGTGAAAATCCGTTCGGTTCTGCAGGGCAGCCCGAACCTAGCACAGCCCTCCGCGGACGCGCCGGTGCCGGGACTGCGCAGAACCACGCGATGTGTGCGGTACGCTCTCGTGATTACTTGGACAATCCTACAGCACAGCACTTGGGCCAGAATGAGGAGACGCGCCTTGACCGCGGCGAGCACAGGCGTATCATCTCGCTGCCGCCGACTGACCGAACCGCTAGGTGAATACGATGAGACTACTCAACCGTATAACTCTCAACATCCTATTACTAATAGGAGCGTTTCACATCGCGGCGGCTGAAGGCCGGTTCGTCCAAGAGCATCAGACATCACCTAACATCATTCTTCTGGTAACCGACGATCAACGGTGGGATACGCTCGGAGCTTATGGAAATGCTGTTATTCGGACTCCGAATATCGATCGACTCGCCGTGGAGGGCGTTCTCTTCGAGAACATGTTCGTGACTACCTCCATCTGCGCACCGAGCCGGGCAACGATCATGACCGGTCAATACCCGAGCCGCCATCGTGTGCATGATTTCAAGACAAGCCTGACCCGCGAACAACTGCAGCAAACGTATATGGGTCAGCTGAAAGACGCCGGATACGAAATTGGATTCATCGGCAAGTGGGGGGTTGGCACCCCGCCGGAAGATTTCCTGGATTATGACAAGACGTTTCCGGGACAGGGTCAATATTTTCATCAGATCAATGAGATCAATGGAGAAGAGCGTCATCTGACCGGTCTGATAGGCGATCAGGCGCTTGAATTCTTGGATCAAAGCTCCTCTGAAATGCCGTTCATGCTGTCCATTAGCTTCAAAGCGGCTCATGTTCAGGACTCCTATGACGTCAGCGGCGATCTTTATCAATACGATCCGGCCCTGAGCGATCTCTATCGAGATGTCGAGATCCCGATGCCGGAGAAGTCCGATCCGAAATACTTTGAGCAACTGCCGGAGTTCTTGAAGAACTCGGAGAACAGGGCGCGTTGGGCGGTTCGTTTCTGGGGGCCGGAACGAGCGCAGGAAAGTCTGAAAGGCTATTACCGCTTGATCAGCGGTGTGGACCAGCAGGTCGGCCGCATTCGAGAAAAGCTAGAAGCCAAGGGTCTGGCTGAGGATACCATCATCATCTTCACTTCGGAGAACGGGATGTTCATGGGGGAATATGGATTCACGGGCAAATGGTACCCTCACGAAGAATCCCTTCGGATCCCGTTGATCGTGCATGATCCGCGGCTCGAAAGATCTCAGCGAGGTCGAAGGCTCGACGAAATGGTCCTGACGCTGGATATGGCGCCAACGATTCTGGACTTGGCAGGTGTCGACAACCGGGCAGCCATGCAAGGGCGCAGTCTGGTCCCGTTGCTCGATGATGAGAAGGCAGAGTGGCGCACGGAATTCTTCTACGAGCATCTGTTCGAGCATCCCAAGATTCCTGCCACTGAAGCGATCAGAACCGAGCGCTGGAAATATATCCGGTATGTCGATCAGGATCCGATATATGAGCAGCTATTTGATTTGCAGACCGATCCGAATGAAGTAGAAGACCTGATGCTCACGGACGGGCACGACGAGACAAAAGAAGAAATGCGCCGCAAATGGAAAGAGTGGCACGCGAAGGTGCGGGAATAACGGATCGGAGGAGACGTCATGGATGCGCTCGTGCGCGATGTGAGGCAAGCCCTCCGGCTGTTGGCCGGCAATCGCGGTTTCGCAGCGGCCGCGCTAGTCACGATTGCTCTTGGCGTGGGCGGCACAGCGGCCGTGTTCTCGGTGGTTTATGGCGTGCTGCTACGCCCCCTACCGTATCCGGCGCCGGAGCGGCTCGTGCGGCTGTGGGAAGTGCATCCGGGAGCCCGCGCCCCGATTCCAGGCGAGCGTCTCAGTCATCTGACGTATCACGCATGGTCGCGGTCGTCAGAGAGCCTGCAGGACATCGCGGCCTTCCACGGCGCTGATTACACTGTAACGGGACTCGGAGACACACAGCGATTTCGCGGCACGCGGGTGACGCCCTCGTTGTTCCGTGTGCTTCGCGTGTCGCCCGCTCTGGGCCGCTTCTTCAGCGAGGACGACGCGAGAGAGGGGGCAGCGCCGGTCGTGGTGCTCGGACACGCCATGTGGCGTGAACGCTTCGGTCGCGATCCCGCGGTTCTTGGGAGGACGCTCACGATCGACGATGAGGATCATCGGATCATCGGGATCGCACCGCCTGGTTTCGCGTTCCCGCAACGGGAAGTTGGCCTGCGCGACGACCGGCGCGAGATCACGTTCTACACGCCGCTCGCCGTCCCAAAGGTGGAACCAGAGGCAAACACGATTCACGTCGTCGGCGCCATCGGGCGGCTGAAAGCCGGCGTGACCATGGCGCAAGCCGAGGCCGAGGGCACGGCGTACGCCCGAAGCGTCGAGCGCCCTTGGGTTGCCGACATGCAGTTCAGCAAGGGAGGGCCGGTCGAGGCACGGGTCCGCTCGATCGTGGACCAAATGACGATGAGCGTGCGGCCCGCGCTGCTCGTGCTGGCGGCGGCAATTGGGCTGGTACTGTTGATCGCCTGTGCCAACGTGGCAAACCTGTTCCTGTCGCGAAACTCTGACCGCGCACGCGAGCTGGCTGTTCGCGCCGCGCTTGGGGCGGAACGCGCGCGACTAATACGGCAGCTCCTGACCGAGAGCCTCGTGATCTCGCTCATCGGCGGTGTCGTGGGCATGTTCCTCGGATGGGCGCTTACCGCCACCGTGCCGCTGCTGGCGCCAGCGGACTTCCCGCGCCTCGAGGAGGTCCATGTGGACCTGTGGTTCCTCACCGTCGCCGCCCTGGCAGCCGTCTTCGTTGGCGTGGTCTCCGGCGCCACGCCTGCGTTCCGGAGCTCGCGTGTCGATCTGTCCGCGTCGATGCAAGCCGGCGGTGCACGCAGCGTCGGCACCCCGGGCGCACGTATGCGCCGGGCGCTTCTCGTGATCGAGGCCGCGCTGGCGGTTGTGCTGCTCGTCGGAGCGGCGCTCCTCGCACGCAGCTTCGTCGAGCTCGTCCAGACGGATGCGGGCTACGACTCGGCGAACGTGCTCACGGCCGATCTCCACTTGAGTGAAGCCGCCAACACTCGAGAGGACGCAGAAGAGGAACAGGATGCGCGGATGTCCCAGCTCACGATTTCCACCTTGGAGCGCTTACGCGCGATACCGAGCGTGCGCGCGGCTGGTGCCGGCACCATGGCGCCGTTTGGCGGCGCGATCTCTAGCTCCGGCTTCGACCTGCCGGGAATGACGACGGCTGATGGCAAGGGCGTGAGAGCGCAAGCCCACCATGCCGTGATCACACCCGGTTACGCGGAGGCCCTGGGCATGCGGCTAACCGAGGGTCGGTTCATCCGGGACCAGGACATGACATCGCCCATCTGCGCGATGCTGGTGAACGAGACGTTCGCGAAGACCTACTTCACCGATGGCAAGCCGGTGACCGGCCGGAGGTTCGTAGGCATGTTCCCAAAGTGGTTCGGAAGGGATGACGCCGTCGTCGAGGTCGTCGGTGTCGTGGAAGACGTGTCGCCTGCGGCGGTGGATGCACCGCCGTACCCGCACATCTATACCGCGTACGGCGACGGTATGAATATCGGGGGCACGATCATCGTGAAAGCAGAGCGCGATCCAGCGTCGATCGCGCCGCTCCTGCGGGGAGTCGTGCGGCAACTGGAGCCCAACGCGACGCTCAATCGGCTGGGGCCCTTGGCCGCCAAGATGTCCGCGTCGGTCGGTGAGCCACGCTTTGCCATGTTCGTCCTCGTTGCGTTCGCGGTACTGGCATTAGCGCTGGCCAGCGTCGGCCTGTACGGCGTTCTCTCCTACAACGTCGCGCAGCGCCGCCGCGAGATCGGGGTGCGCGCCGCCCTCGGCGCGACGCGTGGTGATCTCATCAGGATGGTGCTCCGTGAGGGGCTCACCGTCACAGTGCTTGGCCTGCTGGTGGGCATCGCCGTCGCGGCCTTCGCCACTCGAGCGATGGCCAGCATCTTGTTCGGCGTAGCGCCACTGGATCAGGTGGCGTTCAGTCTCGGTGCGCTCCTGCTCTTGGGCGTGGCGTGCGCCGCCTGCCTGATTCCTGCACGCCGCGCGGCGGGCATCGATCCCGCCGAGGCGCTTCGCGCGGAATGAAGGAGTTGTCAGGGTAGGGCGCGTTCGGCGAACGCGCCGCCGCGCGGCAGGGGCGCTGCGGCTCGCGTGTCCTCCCAATCCTCGCCGAAGTCCTCGAGATAGCCCTTGACGCGAAAATACCACCACCGCATGCCGACCTCGCGTGCTTCGTCGTAGGCCTCGTCACCATCCCAGCCCTGCCGGGCGATGCGGTAGAGGCCGACGAAAGTGCCGGTGCGGTCGGCGCCGCGACGACAATGGACGAAGACAGGGTGATGGGCGGGATCGTCGACGATCTCGAAGAATGTCGCGACCGCTCTGCACGACGAGCCGACCGACCGAGCTGGAGCTGAGCTGTTCGGCTTCTGTCTTTTCGTCGTTGTGGATAGCAGAGCTGACACCGCTGAGCTTTCTCTCGTGATTGGAGGAATCATGACGACCGACAGTGCATCGCAGCCATTCGCCGTAGCCGAGCGGGCTTCTCTGCGCGTTCGCCGCTGCCAGCACGGCTTCACCTTGATAGAGCTGCTGGTGGTGATAGCGATCATTGCGATCCTCATCGGGTTGCTCCTGCCGGCGGTGCAGAAGGTCCGAGAGGCCGCCAACCGCGCTCAGTGCCACGACAATCTGACCCAGCTCGGTGTCGCCCTGCACACGTATGCCGAACGCAATGGCGGCTTTCCCGAAAGCTTGGAGGCAATCCTCGCCGCTGGGGGGATCCCTGAGCCGGCGAAGGATGGCTTCAAACTCGTGGCCTCG from Luteitalea sp. encodes:
- a CDS encoding cobaltochelatase subunit CobN, which gives rise to MARWSMSRRTRPRLRLGERRFDLQTMLIRFLLFVLLIGGLTGASGNTPAQGFYHPDATGLFDSLDDYLAWYRSRPGTSGSHAYDPAKLTVGVYFHIVPYQQKNHAHIDALVRAVERRGQNVIVLTSRGSPKVGTAFLDDGQPAIDVLLFRGERLDQRDREAGLAEARRLGVPILGAMSHHGADAAKFAELTNALHPELTPFVVNAERDGLIEPMVISGKGARREGRTFIEPFPAQVEWRVDRALAWARLHRAPNRQKRVVFTYWSEGAGKANVGGDPDDFLDVQASLVRLLAEMRKRGYDVGSEPLPDRDTLARRMALEASNVGSWAPGELASRVARREVALAPAEVYRGWFDALPESRRREIVEMWGPPPGNVMVHTDAAGQRFIVIPRLELGNVLVAPHPDWGYLQDEKALMSTGALPPHHQYVAFFLWLQREWRVDAWVSLFSNIVLQPGKAEGPAADDHVAQLLGALPHIHPERLGTLRALLARYSAQPSAATQRADTESLIRKQVTETGVDRALQLDAAQAPIDDLVRAVEAHMHDLERAQMPLGTKVLGDAPTGKSLADMVAGMLGRELREALTALTSEPAAVARRLAAAVLLDGLGPADALRREVGRTSADAEAELSRATEYAERLRAAPREVAGILEALEGRRIEPGPMDEPFRRPDALPPGRSLYGFDQAAMPTPEAEAAGVRQAEALIAAHRAKHGDAYPTRLAFVIWSSEIARTHGVTEAQVLHLLGTRAVRNARGEITGVELIPRDELGRPRVDVLVTTSGTYRDHYRDKIDLMAEATRLAAGSPEPDNPVAAAARVTEDRLRASGEAPARAAALASARVFAPAPGAYSPSIQFLAKSGDARGDDGRMADLYTSRMSHAYGGGLQGEAARPAFEQGLARVDAATLPRSSHVNGLLDHPMSAGFLGGLNLAARAVTGHDVDLYVSDLRDPDATSIDPAARALQTELRTRYLNPRWLAEMKAHGYDGARQLMFMTDHLDLWDSTATDMASSRDWAEVKAVYVDDQLRLDLDRAHGERCD
- a CDS encoding sulfatase-like hydrolase/transferase; the encoded protein is MRLLNRITLNILLLIGAFHIAAAEGRFVQEHQTSPNIILLVTDDQRWDTLGAYGNAVIRTPNIDRLAVEGVLFENMFVTTSICAPSRATIMTGQYPSRHRVHDFKTSLTREQLQQTYMGQLKDAGYEIGFIGKWGVGTPPEDFLDYDKTFPGQGQYFHQINEINGEERHLTGLIGDQALEFLDQSSSEMPFMLSISFKAAHVQDSYDVSGDLYQYDPALSDLYRDVEIPMPEKSDPKYFEQLPEFLKNSENRARWAVRFWGPERAQESLKGYYRLISGVDQQVGRIREKLEAKGLAEDTIIIFTSENGMFMGEYGFTGKWYPHEESLRIPLIVHDPRLERSQRGRRLDEMVLTLDMAPTILDLAGVDNRAAMQGRSLVPLLDDEKAEWRTEFFYEHLFEHPKIPATEAIRTERWKYIRYVDQDPIYEQLFDLQTDPNEVEDLMLTDGHDETKEEMRRKWKEWHAKVRE
- a CDS encoding DUF2149 domain-containing protein, which produces MRFVRRHRLAGHDNALSHDEDPLAGIANLFDVSVAFIVALLIALFALFSAGSLLDPTSKVTLVKQTENGDMEIITKQGARVTAQRVTDRSLSGRGVRLGTAYRLANGEVVYVPENETSSAPR
- a CDS encoding TonB-dependent receptor, which translates into the protein MSSFQYVRQSNRYAWGPYDSWVQTADGHVLDTGNVVFEDDGAWKQLTLSPSNFLGARGGRTANLFQGQLLHSTSSRGLLRMQAGVFDTPLDWYALPGAAATSASGPGTQTRQQNRGAYANFQWSSSGKARQALTLGTDTRYDSATVAGFATSNYLNDELLEERGSFTTGRAFTQALYAQDLVRISDAVQLTLGARYDYWRTYNGENEAGTVATAFPDRTSSAVTAKVSAVYRVQDGTILRGSAGTAFRQPSVYELYRDVRETSGLVLLGNPDVDPEHLTSWDVGIRQTLVRRMSLDASYYENRVRDLIYRSTDLDFDPSGQTRRLLNAGRGRARGVELGATLRPASWLTARPTYTFTDSIITRNDLAPASVGKRLPYVPQHTASANLTALVSAWSVSATARYQSDVFATDTNTDVVSGVPGSYEAFFEADVAASFEVSRHVSLRLTCENLFDQRYFLYYRNPGRLLQAGLRIGY